In one Natronosalvus amylolyticus genomic region, the following are encoded:
- a CDS encoding histidine kinase N-terminal 7TM domain-containing protein, whose amino-acid sequence MSSAAQSMGFVMLICAMPIAGVGAYAFQNREKPGATGLFLCLVGMAGWSVQLAFITWPAQFAPVYVNTTFRHAFQAMVMVGWVVLVWEYVRRDRVQVRPVHLAVLLTVPMLTVLLTATNPWHYLVLAPETPSNPSGISEFVLGPWYIVHMGFAIALVLLPAGVLLNDARGSHGTHRRQTALLLVGCAIGFPGALNTHLFRNMTSVPTYLDLTPIAFLLTTVLWGLAVFRYHLFSVVPVSRRNAIEMMADPVISVDADGTVVDVNPAAADLFGTQSDPIGIELATFCARQPHILAMYERDGKQTGEITIETETGTRHFSLHVRPITQGTSETGSVIVLREITRLREREQELTLLKEVFSRVLRHNIRNQITVVEGHTQAIADESDDERLTEHTTAILETTEQLLAHSEKARDLRKTIDAETTPVTLDLTAAVDEELEAYRRANSAVEVDCHRTEGVTVRAHPEIRKAVRELLENTSDHYPGDPDDLHLEVTVERTDRFGRLRIEDNGTGIDPQEVDALQSGSETDLEHGSGVGLWMVDLLLQKSGGELSIDNDSQLGGTRVELALPLADSTLPRESESRPSVEPPRP is encoded by the coding sequence ATGAGCAGTGCCGCCCAGTCGATGGGGTTTGTGATGCTCATCTGTGCGATGCCGATAGCTGGGGTTGGGGCGTACGCGTTTCAGAATCGGGAAAAGCCCGGTGCAACGGGGCTTTTCTTGTGTTTGGTGGGGATGGCTGGCTGGTCAGTACAGTTGGCGTTTATTACGTGGCCGGCCCAGTTCGCGCCGGTGTACGTGAACACCACGTTCAGACACGCGTTTCAGGCGATGGTGATGGTCGGCTGGGTGGTGCTCGTCTGGGAGTACGTTCGACGCGACCGGGTGCAGGTTCGCCCCGTACACCTCGCGGTGTTGCTCACGGTCCCGATGCTGACGGTCTTGCTCACGGCGACGAACCCCTGGCATTATCTGGTGCTCGCGCCCGAGACGCCGTCGAATCCGAGCGGGATCAGCGAGTTCGTTCTCGGCCCCTGGTATATCGTCCACATGGGGTTTGCCATCGCACTCGTGCTCTTGCCCGCTGGCGTCTTGCTCAACGACGCGCGTGGCTCCCACGGCACCCATCGACGACAGACCGCACTGTTGCTCGTCGGGTGTGCCATCGGGTTTCCGGGCGCGCTCAACACCCATCTGTTTCGGAATATGACGAGCGTCCCGACGTACCTCGACCTGACGCCGATTGCGTTCTTGCTCACGACGGTGTTGTGGGGTCTGGCCGTGTTTCGCTATCACCTGTTTAGTGTGGTACCTGTCAGCCGGCGCAACGCCATCGAAATGATGGCCGATCCCGTCATCTCCGTCGACGCCGACGGCACAGTCGTCGACGTCAACCCCGCCGCAGCGGACCTGTTTGGCACACAATCTGATCCGATCGGAATCGAGCTAGCGACGTTCTGTGCCCGCCAACCACACATCCTCGCGATGTACGAACGAGACGGAAAACAGACCGGCGAGATAACCATCGAAACCGAAACCGGCACCAGACACTTTTCCTTACACGTTCGGCCCATCACCCAGGGAACCTCGGAAACCGGATCGGTGATCGTCCTCCGAGAGATTACCCGGCTTCGCGAGCGCGAACAAGAGCTCACGCTGTTGAAAGAGGTATTCTCGCGAGTGCTCAGACACAATATCAGAAACCAGATCACCGTCGTCGAAGGCCATACGCAAGCGATCGCGGACGAAAGTGACGACGAACGTCTGACCGAACACACCACGGCCATCCTCGAGACCACCGAACAGTTGCTCGCTCACAGCGAGAAGGCCAGAGACCTCCGAAAGACCATCGACGCCGAGACGACACCCGTGACGCTCGACCTGACTGCAGCGGTTGACGAAGAGCTCGAGGCCTATCGCAGGGCAAACTCGGCCGTCGAGGTCGACTGCCACCGAACCGAGGGCGTTACCGTTCGCGCCCACCCGGAGATACGGAAGGCTGTCCGGGAGTTGCTCGAGAACACGAGCGACCACTATCCGGGCGACCCCGATGACCTGCACCTCGAGGTGACCGTCGAGCGTACCGATCGGTTCGGCCGACTGCGTATCGAGGACAACGGCACGGGTATCGATCCGCAAGAAGTCGACGCCCTGCAATCGGGGAGTGAAACCGACCTCGAGCACGGCTCCGGCGTGGGCCTCTGGATGGTCGACCTCCTTCTCCAGAAATCCGGCGGCGAGTTAAGTATCGACAACGACTCTCAGCTCGGTGGCACGCGCGTCGAACTGGCCCTACCGCTGGCCGACTCGACGCTTCCACGGGAGAGCGAATCCCGCCCGAGTGTCGAACCACCGCGGCCGTAG
- a CDS encoding DUF7282 domain-containing protein, whose amino-acid sequence MSPRVSFGTLKLVAVLVIVIAIVVAAGITVGQAPALFGVDDPPEASITFPDQTTDGNSVEIESVSLSDGGFIVLRDNTGAALVVSEYLEPGTHENLTIERAADGADLSGQLTAVVHQDTTDDEQYVYDATDGAEDRPYMDAGYPVSDSASVTLADRDPEAATDSFRVDSIDGPTSATTNETVTFEGDIRNPIGEDARQPVELRIDGEVRERQLLELDGNENRAISFDIDTDRLEPGDRTIGIYTRDDGALATLAIEYDIEPDLEVIERNDSAVTVNATLPEDGFLTVETDGQDVRGVGEELEAGTHENVTLEFDPDGDETLFVVMYTGIPDDHDPTADDHGFPNADPITVNGDPIRASVPEEDPLEDV is encoded by the coding sequence ATGAGTCCTCGAGTTTCCTTTGGCACGCTCAAACTGGTCGCCGTACTGGTGATCGTCATCGCTATCGTCGTCGCCGCAGGCATTACCGTCGGCCAGGCACCGGCGCTGTTCGGCGTGGACGACCCACCCGAAGCATCGATCACGTTCCCGGACCAGACCACTGACGGGAACAGCGTCGAAATCGAGTCGGTTTCGCTCTCCGACGGCGGATTTATCGTTCTCAGAGACAACACCGGCGCGGCACTCGTGGTCTCCGAGTACCTCGAGCCCGGCACGCACGAGAACCTGACCATCGAACGAGCGGCCGACGGGGCTGACCTCTCTGGACAACTCACGGCTGTCGTCCACCAGGATACGACCGACGACGAGCAGTACGTGTACGACGCGACCGACGGCGCTGAGGACCGACCGTACATGGACGCCGGCTATCCTGTGAGTGATTCCGCGAGCGTGACGTTGGCAGACCGCGACCCCGAGGCGGCCACCGACTCGTTCAGGGTCGACTCGATCGACGGCCCCACGTCGGCGACGACCAACGAAACGGTCACTTTCGAAGGCGACATCCGCAACCCGATCGGCGAGGACGCCCGCCAACCCGTCGAACTCCGCATCGACGGCGAGGTACGCGAGCGCCAACTGCTCGAACTCGACGGCAACGAAAACCGAGCCATCAGTTTCGACATCGACACCGACCGCCTCGAGCCCGGTGACCGAACGATCGGCATCTACACCAGAGACGACGGTGCGCTCGCCACGCTGGCTATCGAGTACGATATCGAACCCGACCTCGAGGTCATCGAGCGAAACGACTCGGCGGTGACGGTCAATGCAACCCTCCCCGAAGACGGCTTCCTGACGGTCGAAACCGACGGCCAGGACGTCCGCGGCGTGGGCGAGGAACTCGAGGCTGGCACCCACGAGAACGTCACGCTCGAGTTCGACCCCGACGGAGACGAGACGCTGTTCGTCGTGATGTACACCGGGATTCCGGACGACCACGACCCCACCGCAGACGACCACGGCTTCCCGAACGCCGACCCGATAACCGTCAACGGAGACCCTATTCGGGCATCGGTTCCAGAAGAAGATCCGCTCGAGGACGTCTGA
- a CDS encoding class I SAM-dependent methyltransferase: MVDWDERFRTGSYPQAPDPSPVLAGYLEDIPSGRALDIATGTGRNAVFLADEGYAVDAIDQSREGLAITRERATERGVSGRLNLVQADVSSYEFPREQYDLITISFFRALDRFTDIKEALVPGGYLFVEHHLRSTEPTPSGPSSDRYRFGANELLRAGLDLTVLYYDESTEERPEDKRRASVRLLARKTTGPEQSYPGRWDGR, from the coding sequence ATGGTCGATTGGGACGAACGATTTCGAACCGGCTCGTATCCACAGGCTCCCGACCCCTCGCCCGTGCTCGCTGGCTACCTCGAGGATATTCCATCGGGTCGGGCACTCGATATCGCGACGGGAACCGGTCGCAACGCGGTCTTTCTGGCCGACGAGGGGTATGCCGTCGACGCCATCGACCAGTCACGGGAGGGCCTGGCGATCACGCGCGAGCGGGCAACCGAGCGCGGGGTGAGCGGCCGACTGAATCTCGTGCAGGCCGACGTCTCGAGCTACGAATTTCCTCGCGAGCAGTACGACCTGATCACGATCAGTTTCTTTCGGGCGCTCGACCGGTTCACCGACATCAAGGAGGCACTGGTCCCCGGTGGCTACCTGTTCGTCGAGCACCACCTTCGGTCGACGGAACCGACGCCGTCCGGGCCGAGCAGCGACCGGTATCGGTTCGGGGCGAACGAACTCCTGCGTGCCGGCTTGGACCTGACCGTGCTCTACTACGACGAGTCGACCGAGGAACGACCCGAGGACAAACGGCGGGCAAGCGTGCGCTTGCTCGCCCGAAAGACGACGGGACCGGAACAATCGTATCCGGGTCGCTGGGACGGACGATAA
- a CDS encoding methyltransferase domain-containing protein, producing MYFLELGGEDDAFARCESRQAATGVRPLAPGLALANAISPDRLRGLAYTHRASSLLGHTDASLESARALLETAPLEREGSIAVRATDVHGSSGISPTRVERELGSVLVERGFSVDLEDPDHVLRATFSMGELDGRDEQGDLFEAADDESSGGESVSVCALGWLAAESVRDFGSRAPTDKPFFQPGSMDPLLARAVVNIAGAGPGRTVLDPMCGTGGVLVEAGLVGADVLGTDAQAKMVAGARTNLRHFLDDSSPSPTGASRGDWHVARGDGTRLPVADSSVDSVVFDAPYGRQSKIETHRLEDLVAGALAEACRVADRAVVVADRSWAGAARDAGWELEAAFERRVHRSLTRYVLVLSALS from the coding sequence GTGTACTTCCTGGAACTGGGCGGTGAGGACGATGCCTTCGCCCGCTGTGAGAGCCGGCAGGCCGCGACGGGTGTGCGCCCGCTGGCGCCCGGCCTCGCACTGGCGAACGCTATCTCGCCCGACCGACTCCGCGGCCTGGCTTACACCCATCGAGCGAGCAGCCTGCTCGGGCACACAGACGCGAGTCTCGAGAGCGCCCGGGCCCTGCTCGAGACAGCCCCACTCGAGCGCGAGGGTAGCATCGCGGTTCGAGCGACCGACGTTCACGGCTCGAGCGGGATCAGCCCAACACGAGTCGAGCGCGAACTGGGGTCGGTGCTTGTCGAGCGCGGGTTCTCGGTCGACCTCGAGGACCCCGACCACGTCCTCAGAGCTACCTTCTCGATGGGCGAACTGGACGGACGGGACGAGCAGGGAGATCTGTTCGAAGCGGCCGATGACGAATCGTCCGGTGGGGAGTCGGTTTCGGTGTGTGCGCTTGGATGGCTGGCCGCCGAGAGCGTCCGGGATTTCGGCTCGAGAGCGCCCACGGACAAGCCATTCTTCCAGCCGGGAAGTATGGACCCGTTGCTCGCGCGGGCGGTCGTCAACATCGCCGGTGCCGGACCCGGTCGGACCGTCCTCGACCCGATGTGTGGCACCGGTGGCGTTCTCGTGGAGGCCGGGTTGGTTGGCGCGGACGTGCTCGGAACCGACGCCCAGGCGAAGATGGTCGCGGGCGCACGGACGAACCTCAGACACTTTTTGGACGATTCGAGTCCGTCTCCGACGGGGGCTTCCCGTGGCGACTGGCACGTCGCCCGCGGTGACGGGACGCGATTGCCGGTTGCCGATTCGAGTGTCGATAGCGTGGTATTCGACGCGCCATACGGTCGCCAGTCGAAGATCGAGACTCACCGACTCGAGGACCTGGTTGCTGGCGCACTCGCCGAGGCCTGCCGGGTCGCTGACCGCGCAGTCGTCGTGGCCGACCGCTCGTGGGCGGGTGCGGCGCGAGACGCCGGCTGGGAGCTCGAGGCGGCGTTCGAACGGCGCGTCCATCGGTCGCTGACGCGGTACGTGCTGGTGTTGTCGGCATTATCGTGA
- a CDS encoding AAA family ATPase has translation MDAPLWTETYAPTLEQLPQDDAREYLERAVDEPINLILQGPPGSGKTAAAKALAAAAHEDPDNDLVIINVADFFGRTKTEIKNDPRFASFLTGRSSMSKRDMINHVLKESASYAPVSGTYKTVLLDNAEDVREDFQQALRRIMEQHHRTTQFVITTRQPTKLIPPIRSRCFPVSMRAPTSEETVAVLEHIVENEGVDYDENGLEFVAGYANGNLRRAILAAQTTAETEGEITMSTAYETIGTVGYDEEIESMLDDAEAGEFTDARSTLDDLLVDEGLDGSEVLEELLRVARKRYQGKDLARIHRQVADIEFEMTEGASDRIHISHLLAELGRDA, from the coding sequence ATGGACGCGCCGCTGTGGACCGAGACCTACGCGCCAACACTCGAGCAGTTACCACAGGACGACGCCCGCGAGTACCTCGAGCGGGCCGTCGACGAGCCGATCAACCTCATCCTGCAGGGCCCGCCCGGAAGCGGGAAGACGGCAGCGGCGAAGGCACTCGCAGCGGCGGCCCACGAGGACCCGGACAACGATCTGGTGATCATCAACGTCGCCGACTTCTTCGGCCGGACGAAAACCGAGATCAAGAACGACCCACGGTTTGCGAGCTTTCTGACCGGTCGCTCGTCGATGTCCAAACGCGATATGATCAATCACGTCCTCAAGGAATCGGCCAGTTACGCCCCCGTCTCCGGAACGTACAAAACCGTCCTGCTCGACAACGCTGAAGACGTCCGCGAGGACTTCCAGCAGGCACTGCGCCGAATCATGGAGCAGCACCACCGAACGACCCAGTTCGTCATCACGACGCGCCAACCGACGAAGCTCATTCCGCCGATTCGCTCCCGGTGTTTCCCCGTCTCCATGCGCGCGCCCACGAGCGAAGAAACCGTCGCCGTCCTCGAGCACATCGTCGAGAACGAAGGCGTCGACTACGACGAAAACGGCCTCGAGTTCGTCGCGGGCTACGCCAACGGCAACCTGCGCCGGGCAATCCTGGCCGCCCAGACGACGGCCGAAACTGAAGGCGAGATTACGATGTCGACGGCCTACGAGACCATCGGCACCGTCGGCTACGACGAGGAGATCGAATCGATGCTCGACGACGCCGAAGCCGGCGAGTTCACCGACGCCCGTTCGACCCTCGACGACCTGCTCGTCGACGAAGGCCTCGACGGGAGCGAGGTCCTCGAAGAACTGCTTCGGGTGGCACGGAAACGCTATCAGGGAAAGGATCTGGCGCGGATTCACCGCCAGGTCGCCGATATCGAGTTCGAGATGACCGAAGGGGCAAGCGATCGAATCCACATCAGCCACCTGCTTGCCGAACTCGGCCGCGACGCCTAA
- a CDS encoding acyl-CoA thioesterase codes for MPTLLDTHIVNRFRVQPNHANNNETLHGGNLMKWLDEVGAMSAMRFAGQTCVTARVNELDFSRPIGIGDTALVEAYVYEAGTSSVRVRIRAWREEPRTGESEETTESSFTFVAIGEDGKPTPVPELTVESEEGKQLQERALEAETN; via the coding sequence ATGCCAACGCTGCTCGACACCCACATCGTGAACCGCTTTCGTGTCCAGCCAAACCACGCGAACAACAACGAAACGCTCCACGGCGGGAACCTCATGAAGTGGCTCGACGAGGTCGGCGCCATGTCCGCGATGCGCTTTGCCGGCCAGACCTGCGTCACCGCCCGCGTGAACGAACTCGATTTCTCGAGGCCCATCGGCATCGGCGACACGGCCCTCGTCGAAGCCTACGTCTACGAAGCGGGCACCTCGAGCGTTCGCGTTCGCATTCGAGCCTGGCGTGAGGAGCCCCGAACGGGTGAGAGCGAGGAAACCACCGAGTCGAGTTTCACCTTCGTAGCAATCGGCGAGGACGGCAAACCGACACCCGTCCCCGAACTCACCGTCGAGAGCGAGGAGGGAAAACAGCTCCAAGAGCGAGCGCTCGAGGCCGAGACGAACTGA